The following proteins are encoded in a genomic region of Helicobacter macacae MIT 99-5501:
- a CDS encoding DUF6394 family protein, protein MDWGKIVFIFFTLSSATSTAGFLFAPDVAILFVAVALNLIATTLKIGVRKKLSSELFASSIVADFHLLPAFGILQVLHNEKLAYVFVIGAMMANIFSLILLFIESAQKQDNDY, encoded by the coding sequence ATGGATTGGGGCAAAATCGTTTTTATATTTTTTACTCTTAGCAGTGCCACATCGACAGCGGGTTTTTTGTTTGCGCCTGATGTGGCGATACTCTTTGTGGCTGTGGCGTTAAACCTCATCGCTACCACGCTAAAAATCGGCGTGCGCAAAAAACTATCTTCAGAGCTTTTTGCTAGCTCGATTGTGGCAGATTTTCATTTGCTACCTGCGTTTGGCATACTGCAAGTTTTGCACAACGAAAAACTTGCTTATGTCTTTGTCATCGGTGCGATGATGGCAAATATTTTCTCACTCATTTTGCTTTTTATAGAGAGTGCGCAAAAGCAGGATAACGACTACTAG